In Pseudomonadota bacterium, a single window of DNA contains:
- a CDS encoding prepilin-type N-terminal cleavage/methylation domain-containing protein, which produces MMSRKLERGFTLIELMVALVIASLAMVGIYRGYVGMVVANETQEDVIALNQSMRIVLDRMVDDIRLAGYNPQQVQVATGDPTIRFNNTSATGFSFRGDIRDLGRPVSIRTINYAIAPTGPGIFDLRRTESIPGALATTDTLIENLEVLDLVYLDDARNVLPPPVANPESIRSVQIALVVRVGDQDPTYSHDETYGNIQGILFPGYPKNDRFHRRCLTMEVKCRNNS; this is translated from the coding sequence ATGATGAGCAGAAAGCTGGAGCGAGGTTTCACACTTATCGAGTTGATGGTGGCTTTGGTTATCGCCAGTTTGGCGATGGTCGGAATCTACCGGGGCTATGTCGGCATGGTAGTGGCCAATGAGACTCAGGAGGATGTTATTGCCCTGAACCAGAGTATGCGTATCGTGCTGGACAGAATGGTCGATGATATTCGCTTGGCCGGGTACAATCCGCAACAGGTGCAGGTTGCGACGGGAGACCCGACGATACGGTTCAACAACACTAGTGCCACAGGTTTCTCCTTCCGGGGGGATATAAGGGATTTAGGCAGGCCGGTAAGTATTCGAACCATCAACTATGCAATTGCTCCCACTGGTCCCGGTATATTTGACCTGCGGCGGACAGAATCGATACCCGGTGCTCTTGCGACTACCGATACGCTGATTGAGAACCTTGAGGTGCTCGATTTGGTCTATCTGGACGATGCCCGGAATGTTCTCCCCCCGCCGGTCGCTAATCCTGAAAGTATCCGCTCGGTGCAGATCGCGCTGGTGGTGAGAGTGGGTGATCAGGACCCGACCTACAGCCACGATGAAACGTATGGCAATATTCAAGGGATACTTTTTCCCGGATACCCGAAGAATGACAGGTTCCACCGGCGTTGTCTGACCATGGAGGTCAAGTGCCGCAACAATTCCTAA
- a CDS encoding GspH/FimT family pseudopilin, protein MRTLSSKSSWLKRERGFTIIELMIVIAIIGILAAMVRVSFDSQASKVKSVAFNLRGDMNFARSEAVSRNRNVRVDFFLDDDPVVADRVDLDGDGTMDDGYGIWTDKNNNGNYEAWVLAADDANGNGICDEAEVGDCLLKAVAFADEVQFYDVNATGGPLIKPGGGGIDFENGDTDDDGVAIAPGVNWLAFLPDGTSNNGGTIYIYAPSSDDVRVMKAPPLAMVVSTSTGRVRVERWRTSTGTWETR, encoded by the coding sequence ATGCGGACATTATCCAGTAAATCATCTTGGCTGAAAAGAGAGCGCGGCTTTACAATTATAGAGTTGATGATCGTCATTGCAATCATCGGAATCCTGGCGGCCATGGTCAGGGTTTCGTTTGACTCCCAGGCCAGCAAGGTCAAGAGTGTGGCCTTCAATCTGCGGGGAGATATGAATTTTGCCCGTTCCGAGGCGGTAAGCCGCAACCGTAATGTGCGGGTTGATTTTTTCCTTGATGACGACCCGGTTGTTGCTGACCGGGTTGATCTGGACGGTGACGGGACCATGGATGACGGGTACGGAATCTGGACCGATAAAAATAATAACGGCAATTATGAAGCCTGGGTTCTTGCTGCTGATGATGCCAACGGCAACGGAATCTGTGATGAGGCGGAGGTAGGGGACTGTCTGTTAAAGGCGGTGGCGTTTGCCGATGAAGTGCAGTTCTACGATGTGAACGCGACAGGCGGGCCTCTGATAAAGCCCGGTGGAGGGGGAATTGATTTTGAAAACGGCGATACCGATGATGATGGAGTGGCTATTGCTCCCGGTGTCAACTGGTTGGCCTTTCTGCCTGACGGCACCAGCAATAATGGCGGCACCATATACATTTATGCCCCTTCGTCGGATGATGTGCGGGTTATGAAGGCCCCGCCTCTGGCAATGGTGGTGAGTACCAGTACCGGCAGGGTGAGGGTCGAGCGTTGGCGCACTTCAACCGGGACCTGGGAGACCAGATGA
- a CDS encoding phosphoribosylformylglycinamidine synthase: protein MLARIQVGLKPAITDSFGIATGRKIRTDLQLPVEEVRTIKVFTVEADITEEQLQEAAAGPFCDPVTQEWSLGPLALDWNLDFDWLIEVGFRPGVTDNEGRTSSQALELMIGRKLSRNEAVYTSVQYLMSGAISRQDAENIAKKLLANELIQRFTVMDRAEFKAAGGIKPFAAKVVSEGSVRMNEIDLNVSDAELVRISKDGVLALTLDEMKLIRDYVTNPATLAWRKSLGLSEKVTDVELEVLAQTWSEHCKHKIFSGDIDYENTVDKTRRTVHSLFDTYIRTPTKEIREKMGANDWCLSVFKDNAGVIKFNDDWSVVFKAETHNSPSALDPYGGALTGIVGVNRDPFGTGMGAKLICNTNVFCFATPFYDKPIPARLLHPKRIQEGVREGVEHGGNKSGIPTVNGSLVFDDRYAGKPLVFCGTVGLMPAKMHGKPSEDKKALPGDHIVMTGGRIGKDGIHGATFSSEELNENSPATAVQIGDPITQKKMFDCLLKARDRGLYNCMTDNGAGGLSSSVGEMAQDSGGFELHLDRAPLKYAGLQPWEIFISEAQERMTLAVPPAKLAEFMALCEKMDVEATVLGTFTDSGKFHVLYDGKTVACMDMEFVHKGLPPMQMVARWEEKKHPEPALPADLNLGSELKKLLGRLNICSKEYVVRQYDHEVQGGSVVKPLTGAENDGPSDAAVIRPLLDSFEGLVIAHGICPRYSDIDSYHMVACAMDEAVRNAVSVGASLDKMAGLDNFCWCDPILSEKTPDGPYKLAQLVRANEALATYAETYGVPCISGKDSMKNDYLVGETKISIPPTLLFSVVAKINDVRKAVTMDAKKAGDLVYLLGTTYPELGGSEYAAQLGAIGNRVPKVNGGEAIARYRALSAAIADRLVASCHDCSDGGLGVALAETAFAGNLGMRIDLRETAREEIERDDILLFSESQSRLLVTVSPENADAFEIAMALSGFRKIGTVTAEPVLSIKGLSGDIVLDEPLADLKKAWQQTLDF, encoded by the coding sequence ATGCTCGCCCGTATCCAGGTAGGACTGAAACCAGCCATTACCGATTCCTTCGGCATCGCCACCGGCCGCAAGATCAGGACCGATCTCCAGCTGCCGGTCGAAGAGGTGCGGACCATCAAGGTCTTCACCGTTGAGGCTGATATCACCGAGGAGCAGCTGCAGGAAGCGGCCGCCGGCCCCTTCTGCGATCCGGTGACCCAGGAATGGTCCCTTGGCCCGTTGGCGCTGGACTGGAACCTCGATTTCGACTGGCTGATCGAGGTCGGTTTTCGCCCCGGGGTCACCGACAACGAAGGGCGGACCTCCTCCCAGGCCCTGGAGCTGATGATCGGCCGCAAACTTTCCCGCAATGAGGCGGTCTACACCTCGGTGCAGTACCTGATGTCAGGCGCCATCTCCCGGCAGGACGCCGAGAATATCGCCAAAAAACTTCTGGCGAACGAACTGATCCAGCGTTTCACGGTCATGGACCGGGCCGAGTTCAAGGCCGCCGGCGGCATCAAGCCCTTTGCGGCCAAAGTTGTGAGCGAGGGCTCGGTGCGGATGAACGAGATCGATCTGAACGTCTCCGATGCGGAACTGGTCCGGATCAGCAAGGACGGGGTACTCGCCCTGACCCTGGATGAAATGAAGCTGATCCGCGATTACGTGACCAACCCGGCCACCCTGGCCTGGAGAAAGTCCCTCGGGCTTTCCGAAAAGGTGACCGATGTGGAGCTCGAAGTCCTCGCCCAGACCTGGTCTGAGCACTGCAAGCATAAGATATTCTCCGGCGACATCGACTACGAGAACACAGTCGACAAGACCCGCCGCACGGTCCACTCCCTTTTCGACACCTATATCCGCACCCCCACCAAAGAGATCCGGGAAAAGATGGGCGCGAACGACTGGTGTCTGTCGGTCTTCAAGGACAACGCCGGGGTCATCAAATTCAACGACGACTGGAGCGTGGTCTTCAAGGCGGAGACCCACAACAGCCCGTCGGCCCTCGACCCGTACGGCGGAGCGCTTACCGGCATTGTCGGGGTCAATCGCGATCCGTTCGGCACCGGGATGGGCGCGAAACTGATCTGCAACACCAACGTCTTCTGCTTCGCCACCCCGTTCTACGACAAGCCGATTCCCGCCCGGCTCCTGCATCCGAAACGAATCCAGGAGGGAGTGCGGGAAGGAGTGGAACACGGCGGCAACAAGAGCGGGATCCCGACGGTCAACGGCTCGCTGGTCTTTGACGACCGTTATGCCGGAAAGCCCCTGGTTTTCTGCGGCACCGTCGGCCTGATGCCGGCGAAGATGCACGGCAAGCCTTCCGAAGACAAAAAGGCGCTGCCCGGCGACCACATCGTGATGACCGGTGGCCGGATCGGCAAGGACGGCATCCACGGCGCGACCTTCTCCTCCGAAGAGCTGAACGAGAATTCCCCGGCCACCGCGGTCCAGATCGGCGACCCGATCACCCAGAAAAAGATGTTCGACTGCCTTTTGAAGGCGCGTGATCGCGGGCTTTACAACTGCATGACCGACAACGGTGCGGGCGGCCTTTCCTCCTCGGTGGGCGAGATGGCCCAGGATTCCGGCGGCTTCGAACTGCATCTCGACCGCGCCCCGTTGAAATACGCGGGTCTCCAGCCCTGGGAGATCTTCATCTCCGAGGCCCAGGAGCGGATGACCCTGGCGGTGCCTCCCGCGAAGCTCGCCGAGTTCATGGCCCTCTGCGAGAAGATGGACGTTGAGGCCACGGTCCTCGGCACCTTCACCGATTCCGGCAAGTTTCATGTCCTCTACGACGGCAAAACCGTCGCCTGCATGGACATGGAGTTTGTTCACAAGGGACTGCCGCCCATGCAGATGGTGGCCCGCTGGGAAGAGAAAAAACATCCCGAGCCCGCTCTGCCGGCCGACCTGAATCTCGGCAGCGAACTGAAAAAACTTCTCGGCCGCCTGAACATCTGCAGCAAGGAGTACGTGGTCCGCCAGTACGACCACGAGGTCCAGGGCGGCAGCGTGGTGAAACCTCTTACCGGCGCCGAAAATGACGGCCCGAGCGACGCGGCGGTCATCCGGCCGCTCCTTGACTCTTTTGAAGGGCTGGTCATCGCCCACGGCATCTGCCCGCGCTATTCCGATATCGACAGCTACCATATGGTGGCCTGCGCCATGGACGAGGCGGTGCGCAACGCAGTATCGGTCGGCGCCTCCCTCGACAAGATGGCCGGGCTCGACAACTTCTGCTGGTGCGACCCGATCCTCTCCGAAAAGACCCCGGACGGCCCCTACAAACTGGCCCAGCTGGTTCGGGCCAACGAGGCCCTCGCCACCTATGCCGAAACTTACGGGGTCCCGTGCATCTCCGGCAAGGACAGCATGAAGAATGATTATCTGGTGGGCGAGACCAAGATCTCGATCCCGCCGACCTTGCTCTTCTCGGTGGTCGCCAAGATCAACGATGTGCGAAAAGCCGTGACCATGGACGCCAAGAAAGCGGGCGACCTGGTCTATCTGCTGGGCACCACCTACCCGGAACTGGGCGGCTCCGAATACGCAGCCCAACTCGGGGCCATCGGCAACCGGGTCCCGAAGGTGAACGGCGGGGAAGCGATTGCCAGATACCGCGCCTTAAGCGCCGCCATCGCCGACCGCCTGGTCGCCTCCTGCCACGACTGTTCCGACGGCGGCCTGGGCGTTGCCCTGGCCGAAACCGCCTTCGCCGGCAACCTCGGCATGCGCATCGATCTGCGGGAAACGGCACGTGAGGAGATCGAGCGTGACGACATCCTGCTCTTCTCCGAATCCCAGAGCCGTCTGCTGGTGACGGTCTCGCCGGAAAATGCGGACGCCTTCGAGATCGCCATGGCCTTGAGCGGCTTTCGGAAGATCGGTACGGTCACCGCCGAGCCGGTTCTTTCCATCAAGGGACTGAGCGGGGATATCGTCCTCGACGAGCCCCTGGCCGACCTGAAAAAAGCGTGGCAGCAGACCCTGGATTTCTGA
- a CDS encoding HD domain-containing protein, with protein METLQIRDIKDNQTVDGTYLVREMTRGETRTGNPFLSLTVMDSSGEIGGRVWENAERLAEQCPAGSFIRLKALAQSYKGTLQLRIDHLEQIEVPEKELGRFLPSTPGDIDVMGAELIRLAKGIEDQDYRNLAMAFLGDSKILKSLKKAPAAKAMHHAYFGGLLEHTLGVARLAKNVAELYPAIDRSLLLTGAILHDIGKLIEFSYDTFPYDYSDQGRLVGHMVLGIEMLQEKGRALPHFPGEKMTHLKHLILSHHGRHEFGSPSLPMMLEAFVLNFLDDLDAKINYIRDLGRKTGGEGYRWTDYQRNLERFLYVQGEQNDDVDNGNGRQNQAENEIDPRQRNLWLK; from the coding sequence ATGGAAACTCTGCAGATCCGAGACATCAAGGACAACCAGACGGTTGACGGGACTTATCTGGTCCGGGAGATGACGAGGGGCGAAACCCGGACCGGCAATCCGTTTCTCTCCCTGACGGTGATGGATTCCTCCGGCGAGATCGGCGGCCGGGTCTGGGAGAATGCCGAGCGCCTTGCCGAACAATGCCCGGCCGGATCGTTTATCCGGCTGAAAGCCCTGGCCCAGTCATACAAAGGGACCCTGCAGCTCCGGATCGACCATCTGGAACAAATCGAAGTCCCGGAAAAGGAACTGGGACGGTTTCTGCCCTCGACCCCGGGCGACATCGATGTGATGGGGGCGGAGCTGATCCGGCTCGCCAAAGGGATCGAGGACCAGGATTACAGAAACCTGGCCATGGCCTTTCTCGGCGACAGCAAGATCCTGAAATCATTAAAGAAAGCCCCGGCCGCGAAGGCCATGCATCACGCCTATTTCGGCGGTCTTCTGGAGCACACCTTAGGAGTTGCGCGGCTTGCGAAAAATGTCGCCGAACTCTACCCGGCGATCGACCGCTCGCTGCTCTTGACCGGAGCCATCCTTCACGATATCGGCAAGCTCATCGAGTTCAGCTACGATACCTTTCCCTACGACTATTCCGACCAGGGGCGCCTGGTCGGGCACATGGTTCTCGGGATCGAAATGCTCCAGGAGAAAGGCCGGGCCCTGCCGCACTTCCCCGGTGAAAAGATGACCCACCTGAAGCACCTGATCCTCTCCCATCACGGCCGCCACGAATTCGGCTCCCCGTCCCTGCCCATGATGCTGGAGGCCTTTGTCTTAAACTTTCTCGACGATCTGGACGCGAAGATCAACTATATCCGGGATCTGGGCAGGAAAACCGGCGGGGAAGGCTATCGCTGGACCGATTACCAGCGCAACCTGGAACGGTTTCTCTACGTCCAGGGTGAACAGAACGATGATGTCGATAACGGAAACGGGCGGCAAAATCAGGCGGAAAACGAAATTGACCCACGGCAGAGAAATCTATGGCTGAAATAG
- the holB gene encoding DNA polymerase III subunit delta' → MAEIANANLTISSVLGQEKAKKMLRRAVTGNRLSHAYLFRGPAGVGKRTLGRAFARYLNCLSPTDTQDACCSCASCHKFASGSHPDLMVIEPVGVSIKIEQIRELKHALSFPPYEAGVRVVILTEVHTMRREAANSLLKILEEPPPGNLLILTGNEAGDILPTISSRCQAVPFVGLSTGLIEETLVADGIDRDTARTLAAMTGNSLGQARLLAGQGLLEIRRTLIEKLLATSPGKPETAESVFALAETTSSHKEDLPEILELIRSWLRDLILLSCRVEGRIINHDLSSLLEQAGGRWDYNDLLIRLDLIDKARRQLARNCNRTLVCEALYFGLL, encoded by the coding sequence ATGGCTGAAATAGCAAACGCCAATCTCACCATCTCTTCGGTTCTCGGACAGGAAAAGGCCAAGAAAATGCTGCGCCGGGCGGTGACCGGCAACCGCCTGAGCCACGCCTATCTGTTCCGGGGTCCGGCAGGGGTCGGCAAGCGGACTCTGGGCCGGGCCTTCGCCAGATACCTGAACTGTCTTTCCCCCACCGATACCCAGGACGCCTGCTGCAGCTGCGCTTCCTGCCATAAGTTCGCCAGCGGCAGCCATCCCGACCTGATGGTGATTGAACCGGTCGGAGTATCAATCAAAATTGAACAGATCAGGGAGCTCAAGCACGCACTTTCCTTTCCTCCCTACGAAGCGGGAGTCCGGGTGGTTATCCTGACCGAAGTCCACACCATGCGCCGGGAGGCGGCGAACAGCCTTTTGAAAATCCTCGAAGAGCCCCCGCCCGGGAACCTCCTGATCCTGACCGGCAATGAAGCGGGCGATATCCTGCCCACCATCTCCTCCCGCTGTCAGGCGGTCCCTTTCGTCGGCCTGTCGACCGGTCTGATTGAGGAAACCCTGGTGGCCGACGGAATCGACCGAGACACCGCCCGCACCCTCGCCGCGATGACCGGCAACAGTCTCGGTCAGGCCAGGCTCCTGGCCGGGCAGGGGTTGCTCGAGATCCGCCGGACCCTGATCGAGAAATTGCTGGCGACCTCCCCCGGAAAGCCGGAAACCGCCGAATCGGTCTTTGCCCTGGCGGAAACGACCTCTTCCCACAAGGAAGATCTGCCGGAAATTCTCGAACTCATCCGCTCCTGGCTGCGCGACCTCATCCTGCTCAGTTGCCGCGTTGAGGGCAGGATCATCAACCACGACCTCTCCTCCCTCCTTGAGCAGGCAGGCGGGCGATGGGACTACAACGACCTGCTTATCCGCCTCGATCTGATCGACAAGGCCAGGCGGCAGCTCGCCCGCAACTGCAACCGGACCCTGGTCTGTGAAGCGCTCTACTTTGGATTGCTTTAA
- the metG gene encoding methionine--tRNA ligase: MAEREKERTAMSYYITTPIFYVNAQPHLGHAYTTIIADTAARYQKLAGEEVRFQTGTDEHGDKIAEAAAKAGETPRQYADRISDMFRTAWPPLNIANDTFIRTTDPGHIATVQKILQQVYDQGDIYFSEYSGLYCQGCERFLTEKELVNGNCPDHLQPPAAITEQNYFFRMSKYQEWLIDHIEKNPEFIQPERYRNEVLSFLKEPLEDLCISRPTSRLTWGIPLPFDDKYVTYVWFDALINYLTGIGYPDGADFTKHWSVAEHVIAKDILKPHAIFWPTMLRSLGLAPYRKLHVHGFWTVDGVKMSKSIGNVIRPAEMVENFGADATRFFLLREMSFGLDADFSYDSLIGRQNSDLANDLGNLFSRSLTMVRNFSAGKVPAPAEMSDGDRELAEAAREMIVEYIAQMDDFLFHRALQSIWKVISLANKYIVSNAPWELAKDPALKNRLDTVLYTLLETLRLITLTLHPIIPETAAKMAAALGVEEVPDLAAQKAWGLIKTGTVITPGPALFPRLKKEDIVQQENREKAPPTATKGGDDNQLEYSHFQKLDLRIAEIITAEKIKKSDRLLKLTVKAPEPRTIVAGIAEHYDPETLIGRQVIIVANLKPAKLMGVESHGMVLAVKDGDRLVLSAPSEQVTPGSKVS, encoded by the coding sequence ATGGCAGAAAGGGAAAAAGAAAGAACAGCAATGAGTTACTACATCACCACCCCGATCTTTTATGTCAATGCCCAGCCCCATCTGGGCCATGCCTACACAACCATCATCGCCGACACCGCCGCCCGTTACCAGAAACTGGCCGGAGAAGAAGTCCGCTTCCAGACCGGCACCGACGAGCACGGCGATAAAATTGCCGAAGCCGCCGCCAAGGCCGGGGAAACTCCCCGCCAGTATGCGGACCGGATCAGCGACATGTTCCGTACCGCCTGGCCGCCGCTTAATATTGCCAACGACACCTTCATCCGCACCACCGATCCCGGACATATCGCAACCGTGCAGAAGATTCTGCAGCAGGTCTACGACCAGGGCGACATCTATTTCAGCGAATATTCCGGCCTCTACTGCCAGGGTTGCGAGAGATTCCTGACCGAAAAGGAACTGGTCAACGGCAACTGCCCCGATCACCTGCAGCCCCCGGCCGCCATTACCGAGCAGAACTACTTCTTCAGGATGTCGAAATACCAGGAGTGGCTGATCGACCATATCGAAAAAAATCCGGAGTTCATCCAGCCTGAACGTTACCGCAACGAAGTGCTCTCATTTTTAAAGGAGCCCCTTGAGGATCTCTGTATTTCCAGGCCGACCAGCCGGCTGACCTGGGGGATCCCGCTGCCCTTTGACGACAAGTATGTCACCTATGTCTGGTTTGATGCCCTGATCAACTACCTCACCGGCATCGGGTACCCGGACGGCGCCGATTTTACGAAACACTGGTCTGTTGCCGAACATGTGATCGCCAAGGACATCCTGAAACCCCACGCCATCTTCTGGCCGACCATGCTCCGCTCCCTTGGCCTCGCCCCATATCGGAAACTTCATGTCCACGGCTTCTGGACGGTCGATGGGGTCAAGATGTCCAAGAGTATCGGCAACGTGATCCGCCCGGCGGAGATGGTGGAGAATTTCGGCGCCGATGCCACCCGCTTTTTCCTGCTGCGGGAGATGTCTTTCGGCCTCGACGCCGATTTCAGTTACGATTCCCTGATCGGCCGGCAGAATTCCGACCTCGCCAATGATCTCGGCAACCTGTTCAGCCGCTCCCTGACCATGGTCAGAAATTTCTCCGCCGGCAAGGTCCCCGCTCCGGCGGAGATGAGTGACGGTGACCGGGAGCTGGCCGAGGCCGCCCGGGAAATGATCGTCGAATACATTGCCCAGATGGATGACTTTCTGTTCCACCGGGCCCTGCAGTCGATCTGGAAAGTGATCAGCCTGGCCAACAAGTACATCGTCAGCAACGCCCCGTGGGAACTGGCCAAAGATCCGGCGCTGAAAAACCGGCTCGACACGGTGCTCTACACCCTGCTGGAAACCCTGCGCCTGATCACCCTCACCCTGCACCCGATCATTCCCGAGACGGCAGCAAAGATGGCCGCAGCCCTCGGAGTTGAAGAAGTGCCGGACCTCGCCGCCCAGAAAGCGTGGGGTCTCATAAAAACCGGGACCGTGATTACCCCGGGTCCCGCCCTGTTCCCCCGGCTGAAGAAGGAAGACATCGTACAGCAGGAAAACAGGGAGAAAGCTCCACCAACTGCCACAAAGGGGGGAGATGACAACCAGCTCGAGTATTCCCATTTCCAGAAACTCGACCTCCGGATCGCCGAGATCATCACCGCCGAAAAAATCAAAAAATCGGACCGTCTCCTGAAGCTTACCGTAAAGGCGCCGGAACCGCGGACCATCGTTGCCGGCATCGCCGAGCATTACGACCCGGAAACCCTGATCGGCCGCCAGGTCATCATTGTCGCGAACCTCAAACCGGCCAAACTGATGGGCGTCGAGTCCCATGGCATGGTCCTGGCCGTTAAAGACGGGGACCGCCTGGTTCTTTCAGCTCCAAGCGAGCAGGTGACGCCGGGCAGCAAGGTTTCATGA